From the Gallaecimonas kandeliae genome, one window contains:
- the corC gene encoding CNNM family magnesium/cobalt transport protein CorC (CorC(YbeX) belongs to the Cyclin M Mg2+ Exporter (CNNM) family, and was characterized as belonging to a set of three proteins, at least one of which must be present for CorA to function.), with protein sequence MSDDNPHSSQGSSKSWLERLSHFFSDEPKNRDDLMVVIESATDRELIDAQTKEMIQGVLDVSELRVRDIMIPRSQIVAIDKSQSVQEFLPTIIESAHSRFPIINEDKDHVEGILLAKDLLKYAFGEAQDFDLDMVKRPAVIVPESKRVDVLLKEFRSGRFHMAIVVDEFGGVSGLVTIEDILEEIVGDIEDEYDAEDDEGDDIRRLTNRNFAVAALTSIEDFNEHFGSHFSDEDVDTVGGLVMHAFGHLPARGEEVALAGFNFKVTRADKRRLLQLQVTLPEEQE encoded by the coding sequence ATGAGCGACGACAACCCCCACTCGAGTCAGGGCTCTTCAAAGAGCTGGCTGGAGCGATTGAGCCATTTCTTTTCCGACGAGCCCAAGAACCGTGACGATCTGATGGTGGTGATCGAAAGCGCCACCGACCGGGAGCTTATCGACGCCCAGACCAAGGAGATGATCCAAGGGGTGCTGGACGTCTCCGAGCTTCGCGTCAGGGACATCATGATCCCCCGCAGCCAGATCGTGGCCATCGACAAGAGCCAATCGGTGCAGGAATTCCTGCCCACCATCATCGAATCGGCCCACTCCCGTTTCCCGATCATCAACGAAGACAAGGACCACGTCGAAGGCATACTGCTGGCCAAGGATCTGCTCAAGTACGCCTTCGGCGAAGCCCAGGACTTCGATCTCGACATGGTCAAGCGCCCGGCCGTCATAGTGCCCGAGTCCAAGCGGGTGGACGTGCTGCTCAAGGAGTTCCGCTCCGGCCGCTTCCACATGGCCATCGTCGTCGATGAATTCGGCGGCGTCTCCGGCCTGGTCACCATAGAGGACATCCTCGAAGAGATCGTCGGCGACATCGAAGACGAGTACGACGCCGAGGACGACGAAGGGGACGACATCCGCCGCCTCACCAACCGCAACTTCGCGGTGGCGGCCCTCACCTCCATCGAAGACTTCAACGAGCACTTCGGCAGCCACTTCTCCGACGAGGACGTGGACACCGTCGGCGGCCTGGTGATGCACGCCTTCGGGCACCTGCCGGCCCGGGGCGAGGAAGTGGCGTTGGCGGGCTTCAACTTCAAGGTCACCCGCGCCGACAAGCGCCGCCTGCTCCAACTCCAGGTCACATTGCCAGAAGAACAGGAATGA
- the ybeY gene encoding rRNA maturation RNase YbeY, with protein sequence MSLYLDLQIASLAKDLPSQEDFELWVGKALEGSGRDETELTVRIVDEEEGLELNSQYRGKDYATNVLSFPFEVPDGIELPLLGDLVICAGVVASEAAEQGKAPQAHWAHLVIHGTLHLLGYDHIKDEDAELMEGKEIALLQALGYPDPYGDRDI encoded by the coding sequence ATGAGCCTCTATCTCGATCTGCAAATCGCCAGCCTCGCCAAGGATCTGCCCAGCCAGGAAGACTTCGAACTCTGGGTCGGCAAGGCCCTGGAAGGCAGCGGCCGGGATGAGACCGAACTGACGGTGCGCATCGTCGACGAGGAAGAAGGCCTGGAGCTCAACAGCCAGTACCGCGGCAAGGATTACGCCACCAACGTGCTGTCCTTCCCCTTCGAGGTGCCGGACGGCATAGAGCTGCCGCTGCTGGGGGATCTGGTGATCTGCGCCGGCGTGGTGGCCTCTGAGGCCGCCGAGCAGGGTAAGGCCCCCCAGGCCCACTGGGCCCATCTGGTCATCCACGGCACCTTGCATTTGCTGGGGTATGACCATATAAAGGACGAGGACGCGGAGCTGATGGAAGGCAAGGAAATTGCTCTTCTCCAGGCGCTGGGTTATCCCGACCCCTACGGCGACCGCGACATTTAA
- a CDS encoding PhoH family protein, giving the protein MDRLAALCGPFDDNLKQIERRLGVEINYRDNHFQVLGKALVAKAVADLLKNLYVETAPVKGKTQDLDPQDVHLAIQELKVLEAEDGLDQAKEIFVKTKRGVVKPRTPNQGQYIQNIFRHDICFGVGPAGTGKTYLAVACAVDALERQEVRRILLTRPAVEAGEKLGFLPGDLSQKVDPYLRPLYDALFEMLGFEKVERLIERNVIEVAPLAYMRGRTLNDAFVILDESQNTTVEQMKMFLTRIGFNSKAVITGDITQVDLPRSTRSGLRHAIEVLRDVEEVSFNFFQSGDVVRHPVVSKIINAYEAFEEEQERQKAVRKQENQEPKA; this is encoded by the coding sequence ATGGACCGCCTGGCGGCCCTGTGCGGGCCCTTCGATGATAACCTCAAGCAGATAGAGCGCCGCCTGGGCGTCGAGATCAACTACCGCGACAACCACTTCCAGGTGCTGGGCAAGGCCCTGGTCGCCAAGGCGGTGGCCGATCTCCTGAAGAACCTCTACGTGGAAACGGCCCCGGTCAAGGGCAAGACCCAGGATCTGGATCCCCAGGACGTGCACCTGGCCATCCAGGAACTGAAGGTGCTGGAAGCCGAAGACGGCCTGGACCAGGCCAAGGAGATCTTCGTCAAGACCAAGCGCGGCGTGGTCAAGCCCCGCACCCCCAACCAGGGCCAATACATCCAGAACATCTTCCGCCACGACATCTGTTTCGGGGTAGGCCCGGCCGGTACCGGCAAGACCTACCTGGCGGTGGCCTGCGCCGTGGACGCCCTGGAGCGCCAGGAAGTGCGCCGTATCCTCTTGACCCGTCCGGCCGTAGAGGCGGGCGAGAAGCTGGGCTTCCTGCCCGGGGATCTCAGCCAGAAGGTCGACCCCTACCTGCGCCCCCTCTACGACGCCCTCTTCGAGATGCTGGGTTTCGAGAAGGTCGAGCGCCTCATCGAGCGCAACGTCATCGAAGTGGCGCCGCTGGCCTACATGCGCGGCCGCACCCTCAACGACGCCTTCGTGATCCTCGACGAGAGCCAGAACACCACCGTCGAACAGATGAAGATGTTCCTGACCCGCATCGGCTTCAACTCCAAGGCGGTGATCACCGGCGACATCACCCAGGTGGACCTGCCCCGCAGCACCCGCTCAGGCCTGCGTCACGCCATCGAAGTGCTACGTGACGTGGAAGAGGTGTCCTTCAACTTCTTCCAGTCCGGTGACGTGGTCCGCCACCCTGTGGTGTCCAAGATCATCAACGCCTACGAAGCCTTCGAGGAAGAGCAGGAGCGCCAGAAGGCGGTCCGCAAGCAGGAAAACCAGGAGCCCAAGGCATGA
- the miaB gene encoding tRNA (N6-isopentenyl adenosine(37)-C2)-methylthiotransferase MiaB yields the protein MGKKLHIKTWGCQMNEYDSAKMADLLGSTHGLSVTEIPEEADVLLLNTCSIREKAQEKVFHQLGRWKELKKTNPELIIGVGGCVASQEGEFLRERAPFVDIVFGPQTLHRLPEMINQVRGTKAPIVDISFPEIEKFDRLPEPKAEGPSAFVSIMEGCSKYCSFCVVPYTRGEEVSRPVDDVLYEVAQLAEQGVREVNLLGQNVNAFRGATHDGGICSFAELLRLVAAIDGIDRIRYTTSHPVEFTDDIIEVYRDTPEVVSFLHLPVQSGSDRVLTLMKRNHTALEYKSKIRRLREARPDLCLSSDFIVGFPNESDEDFAQTMKLIADIGFDQSFSFVYSARPGTPAADIPDDVTEDTKKQRLYILQERINQQAMQISRRMHGTVQRILVEGPSKKNLMELRGRTENMRVVNFEGDPALIGTFVDVEITEVLPHSLRGKLVRTEPEMGLRVAISPADIMAQYDARNGKADALGVTTFDPRA from the coding sequence ATGGGCAAGAAGTTGCACATCAAAACCTGGGGTTGCCAGATGAACGAGTACGATTCGGCCAAGATGGCGGATCTGCTGGGCAGCACCCATGGGCTCAGCGTCACCGAGATCCCGGAAGAAGCCGATGTGCTGCTGCTCAATACCTGCTCCATCCGCGAGAAGGCCCAGGAGAAGGTGTTCCACCAGCTGGGCCGCTGGAAAGAGCTGAAGAAGACCAATCCCGAGCTCATCATCGGCGTCGGCGGCTGCGTGGCCTCCCAGGAAGGGGAATTCCTGCGTGAACGCGCGCCTTTCGTTGACATCGTCTTCGGCCCCCAGACCCTGCACCGCCTGCCTGAGATGATCAACCAGGTGCGCGGCACCAAGGCCCCCATAGTCGACATCTCCTTCCCGGAAATCGAGAAATTCGACCGCCTGCCCGAGCCCAAGGCCGAAGGCCCCAGCGCCTTCGTGTCCATCATGGAAGGCTGCTCCAAGTACTGCTCCTTCTGCGTGGTGCCCTACACCCGCGGTGAGGAAGTGAGCCGCCCCGTTGACGACGTCCTCTATGAAGTCGCCCAACTGGCCGAACAGGGCGTGCGGGAAGTGAACTTGCTGGGCCAGAACGTCAACGCCTTCCGCGGTGCCACCCACGACGGCGGCATCTGCTCCTTCGCGGAACTCTTGCGCCTGGTGGCGGCCATCGACGGCATCGACCGCATCCGTTACACCACCAGCCACCCGGTGGAGTTCACCGACGACATCATCGAGGTCTACCGCGACACCCCCGAAGTGGTGAGCTTCCTGCACCTGCCGGTGCAAAGCGGCTCCGACCGGGTGCTGACCCTGATGAAGCGCAATCACACGGCCCTGGAGTACAAGTCCAAGATCCGCCGCCTGCGCGAGGCCCGCCCCGATCTCTGCCTGAGCTCTGACTTCATCGTCGGCTTCCCCAACGAGTCCGACGAGGACTTTGCCCAGACCATGAAGCTCATCGCCGACATCGGCTTCGACCAGAGCTTCAGCTTCGTCTACTCGGCCCGCCCCGGCACCCCGGCTGCGGACATTCCCGATGACGTGACCGAGGACACCAAGAAGCAGCGCCTCTACATACTGCAGGAGCGCATCAACCAGCAGGCCATGCAGATCAGCCGCCGCATGCACGGCACAGTGCAGCGTATCCTGGTGGAAGGCCCCTCCAAGAAGAATCTGATGGAGCTGCGCGGCCGCACCGAGAACATGAGGGTGGTCAACTTCGAAGGCGACCCGGCCCTGATCGGCACCTTCGTGGACGTCGAGATCACCGAAGTACTGCCCCATTCCCTGCGCGGCAAGCTGGTGCGCACCGAACCGGAAATGGGCCTGCGGGTGGCGATAAGCCCCGCCGACATCATGGCCCAATACGACGCCCGCAACGGCAAGGCCGACGCCCTTGGCGTCACCACCTTTGACCCCAGAGCCTAA
- a CDS encoding DUF3718 domain-containing protein codes for MKSALVDVCKASISNKTFLLTHKVKEYRLTYPTIAAKLVCNGQSVYNFAKDYGADRTAAQIFERGRMGVVTIQDISMVPDNERWYVSF; via the coding sequence ATGAAGTCTGCACTGGTCGACGTCTGCAAGGCGTCCATCAGCAACAAGACCTTCCTCCTTACCCATAAAGTCAAGGAGTATCGTCTGACCTATCCTACCATCGCCGCCAAGCTGGTCTGCAACGGCCAGTCTGTCTACAACTTCGCCAAGGACTATGGTGCCGACCGCACAGCTGCCCAGATATTCGAGCGTGGCCGCATGGGTGTGGTCACCATCCAGGATATTTCCATGGTACCGGACAACGAACGCTGGTACGTCAGCTTCTAA
- a CDS encoding FAD-dependent monooxygenase, translated as MKTELVIVGGGMVGAALALALGRQGMEVVLVERQAPVLPAELDPRVSAISEGALRYLGRLGVELPLAQCQPYRQLQVAEGANQCQFSADELGLEQLGLFIENARLQKAIWEALPDEVTPVLASPKDFHHGDGGVTLTLDNGEVIEARLAIAADGANSWLRSQAGIGLTGWDYRQRCLLVAVKTQGQMADTTWQEFTPEGPRAWLPMPDNQAVLAWYDSAAEIKRLASLDNARLAEEAKRAFPALLGEVEVLRHGNFPLTRRHAQRYGQNGVWLVGDAAHTINPLAGQGVNLGFRDVEVLDSLIGGAFARGEAWWSYAQLKAYARARRPHNLLMQGMMDACYKGFSNRNPLLATLRGLAMGGLGLAPPLKRQVLKYAAGL; from the coding sequence ATGAAAACGGAGCTGGTTATCGTTGGTGGTGGCATGGTGGGGGCGGCTCTGGCCTTGGCTCTTGGGCGCCAGGGTATGGAGGTGGTGCTGGTTGAGCGCCAAGCTCCTGTCCTGCCCGCCGAACTGGACCCCAGGGTCAGCGCCATCAGTGAAGGCGCCCTGCGGTACCTGGGGCGGCTGGGGGTCGAGTTACCACTGGCGCAGTGCCAGCCCTACCGCCAGCTGCAGGTGGCCGAAGGGGCAAACCAATGCCAGTTCAGCGCCGATGAGCTGGGGCTGGAGCAATTGGGGCTCTTTATCGAAAATGCCCGGCTGCAAAAGGCCATCTGGGAGGCGCTGCCGGATGAAGTGACACCGGTGCTGGCCAGTCCCAAGGATTTCCACCATGGGGATGGCGGTGTGACGCTGACTCTGGATAACGGCGAGGTCATAGAGGCGCGGCTGGCCATAGCCGCCGACGGCGCCAACTCCTGGCTGCGCAGCCAGGCCGGTATCGGCCTGACCGGTTGGGACTACCGCCAACGCTGCCTGCTGGTGGCGGTAAAAACCCAGGGGCAGATGGCGGACACCACCTGGCAGGAATTCACCCCCGAAGGCCCCAGGGCCTGGCTGCCCATGCCTGACAACCAGGCGGTGCTGGCCTGGTACGACAGCGCCGCTGAGATCAAGCGCCTGGCCAGCCTCGACAATGCCCGCCTTGCCGAAGAGGCCAAGAGGGCCTTCCCGGCCCTGCTGGGAGAGGTCGAGGTGCTGCGCCACGGCAATTTCCCGCTGACCCGCCGCCATGCCCAGCGCTATGGCCAGAACGGTGTCTGGCTGGTGGGGGACGCGGCCCATACCATCAACCCCCTGGCGGGGCAGGGGGTCAACCTTGGCTTTCGGGACGTGGAAGTTCTGGATAGCCTGATCGGTGGCGCCTTTGCCCGGGGTGAGGCCTGGTGGAGCTATGCCCAGCTCAAGGCCTATGCGCGGGCGAGACGCCCCCATAACCTCTTGATGCAGGGCATGATGGACGCCTGCTACAAGGGCTTTTCCAACCGCAACCCGCTGCTGGCCACCCTGAGGGGCCTGGCCATGGGGGGCCTGGGGCTGGCGCCGCCGCTCAAGCGCCAGGTGCTGAAATACGCCGCCGGGCTCTGA